A genome region from Segatella copri includes the following:
- the trpB gene encoding tryptophan synthase subunit beta has product MYQVDEKGFFGKFGGAYVPEILYKCVTELQQAYKPIIESEEFKKEYRALLKDYVGRPSPLYYAKRMSEKYGCQLYLKREDLNHTGAHKINNTIGQILMAKKMGKTRIIAETGAGQHGVATATVCALMNMKCEIFMGATDVERQHTNVERMKMLGAKVNPVRTGNMTLSDACSEAIRDWCCHPQDTFYIVGSTMGPHPYPDIVAKMQSVISEELKWQLEEKIGRDYPDYLIACVGGGSNAAGTIYHYIDDDRVKIYLAEAAGHGIDTDYTAATMHCGTEGIIHGARTLVMQTEDGQIEEAFTISAGLDYPGIGPMHADLATSGRSHVLAIKDDEAIYAGYELTRMEGIIPAIESAHAVAALKKMKFKKDDVVVLTVSGRGDKDVETYLSHKEMAGEYGNF; this is encoded by the coding sequence ATGTATCAAGTTGACGAAAAAGGATTTTTTGGAAAATTCGGAGGAGCGTATGTTCCTGAGATATTATATAAATGTGTAACCGAGTTGCAGCAGGCTTACAAGCCAATCATTGAGAGCGAGGAGTTCAAGAAGGAATACCGTGCGCTGCTCAAAGATTATGTGGGCCGTCCTTCACCTCTTTATTATGCCAAGCGCATGAGCGAGAAGTACGGATGCCAGCTCTATCTGAAGCGCGAGGACCTGAACCATACCGGTGCACACAAAATTAACAACACCATCGGTCAGATTCTCATGGCCAAGAAGATGGGCAAGACCCGCATCATTGCCGAAACCGGAGCCGGACAGCACGGTGTGGCTACAGCTACGGTATGCGCCCTGATGAACATGAAGTGCGAAATTTTCATGGGTGCCACCGATGTGGAACGCCAGCATACCAACGTAGAGCGTATGAAGATGCTGGGAGCCAAGGTGAACCCTGTGCGCACCGGCAATATGACCTTGAGCGATGCCTGCTCTGAGGCCATACGTGACTGGTGCTGCCACCCACAGGATACCTTCTACATCGTAGGTTCTACCATGGGTCCGCACCCTTATCCAGACATTGTTGCCAAGATGCAGAGCGTAATCAGCGAAGAACTGAAATGGCAGTTGGAGGAGAAGATAGGCCGCGACTATCCTGATTACCTCATCGCCTGCGTGGGTGGCGGAAGCAACGCTGCCGGAACCATCTACCACTACATTGATGATGACCGCGTGAAGATATATCTGGCTGAGGCTGCCGGACACGGAATAGATACCGATTATACCGCTGCCACCATGCACTGCGGTACAGAGGGCATCATCCACGGAGCCCGTACCCTCGTGATGCAGACCGAGGACGGACAGATAGAGGAAGCCTTTACCATCAGTGCCGGTCTCGACTATCCGGGCATCGGCCCTATGCACGCCGACCTTGCCACATCGGGCAGGAGTCATGTGCTCGCCATTAAGGACGATGAGGCCATCTACGCCGGTTACGAACTCACCCGCATGGAGGGCATCATTCCGGCTATTGAGAGTGCACACGCCGTGGCAGCCCTGAAGAAGATGAAGTTCAAGAAGGATGATGTGGTGGTGCTCACCGTGTCAGGCCGTGGCGACAAGGATGTAGAAACGTATTTGAGCCATAAGGAAATGGCAGGAGAGTACGGAAACTTCTAA
- the trpA gene encoding tryptophan synthase subunit alpha, whose translation MNKINALFANNKDRKLLSLYFCAGCPTLEGTGDVIKAMERKGIDMIEVGIPFSDPLADGPVIQSAGTVALKNGMTVKKLFAQLKEIKDEVQLPLVLMGYLNPIMHYGIEAFFKSCVESGVSGTIIPDLPFDDYLKVVKPIADKYDIRVIMMITPETSEERIRFIDEHTDGFIYMVSSASITGAQSSFGDAKLAYFNHINSMNLRNPRMIGFGISNKQTLTSAQDNAAGAIIGSKFVTLLNETGDPDKALDGLFECLEK comes from the coding sequence ATGAATAAGATAAATGCATTATTTGCAAACAATAAAGACCGCAAGCTTTTGAGCTTGTATTTCTGCGCCGGATGCCCAACTTTGGAAGGTACCGGTGATGTAATTAAGGCGATGGAGCGCAAGGGGATAGATATGATTGAGGTAGGAATCCCTTTCAGTGATCCGTTGGCTGATGGTCCTGTTATCCAGAGTGCCGGAACCGTGGCTCTGAAGAACGGAATGACGGTGAAGAAACTCTTCGCCCAGCTGAAGGAAATCAAGGATGAAGTGCAGCTTCCACTCGTGCTGATGGGTTATCTGAACCCAATCATGCACTACGGCATTGAGGCTTTCTTCAAGAGCTGCGTAGAGAGTGGAGTGAGCGGCACCATCATCCCAGACCTTCCCTTTGATGATTATCTGAAGGTGGTAAAACCCATAGCCGATAAGTATGACATCCGTGTCATCATGATGATTACGCCAGAAACCAGCGAGGAGCGCATCCGTTTCATCGATGAGCATACCGATGGATTCATCTACATGGTCAGTTCGGCAAGTATCACGGGCGCCCAGAGCAGTTTCGGCGATGCCAAGCTGGCTTATTTCAACCACATCAACAGCATGAATCTGCGCAATCCACGCATGATAGGTTTCGGCATCAGCAACAAGCAGACCCTTACCAGTGCGCAGGATAATGCGGCGGGAGCCATCATCGGCAGCAAGTTTGTAACCCTGCTCAATGAAACCGGTGATCCGGATAAGGCTTTAGATGGGCTTTTTGAGTGCCTCGAAAAGTAG
- a CDS encoding phosphoribosylanthranilate isomerase has product MLVKVCGMREPGNVKQVAQLGVDMMGFIFYPKSPRYASHVLARSDADRNVCRVGVFVNDSISNMLDKIHSFSLNAVQMHGSESRELCEQLRAAKGNMKIIKAISVSTAGDILKYKEYVGAVDYFLFDTKCKTVGGSGQQFDWQVLDEYDGDVPFLLSGGIGPEDASRILSFHHPRCVGIDLNSRFEIEPGLKDVEKLKEFLLKVKK; this is encoded by the coding sequence ATGTTAGTAAAGGTTTGTGGAATGCGTGAACCTGGTAATGTAAAGCAGGTTGCGCAACTCGGCGTTGATATGATGGGATTTATCTTTTATCCTAAGTCTCCACGGTATGCCAGTCATGTGCTGGCTCGCTCTGATGCTGACCGCAATGTGTGCCGAGTGGGAGTCTTCGTGAATGATTCCATTTCCAATATGTTGGATAAGATTCATTCATTCTCTCTGAATGCGGTGCAGATGCATGGAAGCGAGAGCAGGGAACTGTGTGAGCAGCTGCGTGCAGCAAAGGGGAATATGAAGATAATCAAAGCCATTAGTGTTTCCACTGCCGGGGACATTCTGAAATATAAGGAGTATGTAGGCGCTGTTGACTACTTCCTTTTCGACACCAAATGTAAGACAGTGGGCGGAAGTGGTCAGCAGTTTGACTGGCAGGTACTGGATGAATATGATGGCGATGTTCCATTCCTGTTGAGTGGCGGCATAGGTCCGGAAGATGCTTCCCGTATCCTGTCTTTCCATCATCCCCGATGCGTAGGAATCGACCTCAATTCCAGGTTTGAGATAGAACCGGGACTGAAGGATGTAGAGAAACTCAAGGAATTCCTTTTAAAGGTAAAAAAGTAA
- the trpC gene encoding indole-3-glycerol phosphate synthase TrpC — protein sequence MADILEEIVAHKRIEIEQRKRFIQPRQMITLTEQKMQEDGGKVPGGSMKESLMNSETGIIAEFKRKSPSKGWIKQEGKPSIIPLAYQQNGASALSILTDIDYFGGYDEYIQEARHVGVTLPILYKNFVVEEYQLLQARYCGASAVLLIAACLTKEECKQLMNMAHQLGMEVLLEMHNERDFEYAELEPDMYGINNRNLGTFFTDVENSFRLAEKLPKDVCRVSESGISNPQTVLRLREEGGFRGFLMGEQFMKQADPGVALQEFIKQLKQ from the coding sequence ATGGCTGATATTTTAGAGGAAATTGTGGCTCATAAAAGAATAGAGATTGAGCAGCGTAAGCGCTTTATCCAGCCACGGCAGATGATAACCCTCACCGAGCAGAAAATGCAGGAAGATGGGGGAAAGGTGCCGGGCGGAAGCATGAAGGAGTCGCTGATGAACTCGGAAACGGGAATCATTGCTGAATTCAAGCGCAAATCGCCTTCTAAGGGCTGGATCAAACAGGAAGGTAAGCCGAGCATCATCCCGCTCGCCTACCAGCAGAACGGAGCCTCGGCGCTCAGCATCCTCACCGACATTGATTACTTCGGAGGATATGATGAGTATATTCAGGAGGCGCGCCATGTGGGCGTTACCCTACCTATCTTATATAAGAACTTCGTGGTAGAGGAATACCAGCTGCTGCAGGCGAGATACTGCGGAGCTTCTGCCGTGCTGCTCATTGCGGCCTGCCTGACCAAGGAGGAGTGTAAGCAACTCATGAACATGGCACACCAGCTGGGCATGGAGGTACTGCTCGAGATGCATAATGAGCGCGACTTCGAGTATGCTGAACTGGAACCGGATATGTACGGCATCAACAACCGAAATCTCGGAACCTTCTTTACTGATGTGGAGAACAGCTTCAGATTGGCAGAGAAACTTCCGAAGGATGTGTGCAGGGTGAGCGAGAGTGGCATCTCCAACCCGCAGACGGTTCTCCGGTTGAGAGAAGAAGGCGGCTTCAGAGGTTTCCTGATGGGCGAACAGTTCATGAAACAGGCTGACCCGGGCGTGGCGCTTCAAGAGTTTATTAAGCAGTTGAAACAATAA
- the trpD gene encoding anthranilate phosphoribosyltransferase: protein MEMKDILNRMLNHEELSREETRDIIVGITKSDFPEEQITALLTGLQMRGVTVDELLGFRDGILATGVPAILDCDRYIDVVGTGGDRKNTFNISTTSCFVIAGAGYKVAKHGNYAATSVSGASNIIKNHGVQFTDDIDKLNRSINEAGIVYLHAQLFAKAMKFVGPIRKALQFPTVFNLLGPLVNPSQPKCQLLGVANLDQMRLYNQVYQKLGIDFGIVNSIDGYDEISLTGDFKVTTNNYEKIFKPQGLGFEIAKPEEVRGGATEEEAKDIFDAVLENRALPAQKNIVLANAAFGIQVMEKGQKSIEECVEIARESIDSGKALATFKKFVEINS, encoded by the coding sequence ATGGAAATGAAGGACATTTTGAACAGAATGTTGAACCATGAGGAACTTTCCCGTGAGGAAACCCGAGACATCATTGTAGGAATCACCAAGAGTGATTTTCCTGAGGAACAGATTACAGCCCTGCTCACCGGTTTGCAGATGAGAGGCGTAACGGTAGATGAACTGCTCGGTTTCCGTGACGGAATTCTTGCCACAGGCGTGCCAGCCATCCTGGATTGCGACCGCTACATTGACGTGGTGGGAACCGGTGGCGACCGCAAGAACACCTTTAACATTTCTACTACTTCCTGCTTCGTCATTGCGGGTGCGGGTTACAAGGTGGCAAAGCACGGCAACTATGCGGCTACTTCGGTGAGCGGTGCCAGCAACATCATCAAGAACCACGGTGTCCAGTTTACCGATGATATAGACAAGCTGAACCGCAGCATCAACGAGGCAGGCATCGTTTATCTTCATGCCCAGCTCTTCGCCAAGGCAATGAAGTTTGTAGGTCCTATCCGCAAGGCTTTGCAGTTTCCTACCGTGTTCAACCTGTTAGGTCCTCTTGTTAATCCTAGTCAGCCTAAGTGCCAGTTGCTGGGTGTAGCCAATCTCGACCAGATGCGCCTTTACAATCAGGTTTACCAGAAACTAGGCATTGATTTCGGCATTGTTAACAGCATCGACGGATATGATGAAATTTCACTCACCGGCGACTTCAAGGTAACCACCAACAACTATGAGAAGATCTTCAAGCCTCAGGGTCTCGGTTTCGAGATAGCCAAACCGGAAGAGGTGCGAGGCGGAGCAACCGAGGAAGAGGCTAAGGACATCTTTGATGCAGTACTTGAAAACCGTGCCCTCCCAGCCCAGAAGAACATCGTTCTCGCCAATGCAGCCTTCGGCATCCAGGTAATGGAGAAGGGACAGAAGAGCATAGAGGAATGTGTGGAGATAGCAAGAGAGAGCATTGACTCGGGTAAGGCGCTCGCTACCTTCAAGAAATTCGTAGAGATCAACAGTTAA
- the rpe gene encoding ribulose-phosphate 3-epimerase produces MKTMVSPSLLSANFIDLKSDIEMINKSEADWLHLDVMDGVFVPNISFGFPVIEAVSKVCTKPLDVHFMIQHPENYIEQTAKLGAMLMNVHYEACTHLHRTIQQIHAAGMKAGVTLNPSTPVCVLEDIICDVDMVLLMSVNPGFGGQKFIENTIKKIGRLRQLIKESGSQALIEVDGGVQAETAPRLVKAGVDVLVSGSYVFKSTDPYATIHALKELL; encoded by the coding sequence ATGAAAACAATGGTATCCCCTTCATTGCTCTCAGCCAACTTCATTGACCTGAAGAGTGATATAGAGATGATTAACAAGAGTGAGGCCGACTGGCTCCACCTCGATGTGATGGATGGTGTCTTCGTGCCCAACATCTCGTTCGGCTTCCCTGTGATAGAAGCCGTGAGCAAGGTGTGCACCAAGCCCCTCGATGTTCACTTTATGATACAGCACCCGGAAAATTACATTGAGCAGACTGCCAAGCTCGGTGCCATGCTGATGAACGTGCACTACGAGGCCTGCACCCATCTGCACCGCACCATCCAGCAGATTCATGCAGCAGGCATGAAGGCAGGAGTTACCCTCAACCCTTCTACCCCGGTATGTGTACTAGAAGACATCATCTGCGATGTAGACATGGTACTTTTGATGAGCGTTAACCCAGGCTTCGGCGGACAGAAATTCATCGAGAACACCATCAAGAAGATAGGCCGTCTGCGCCAGCTCATCAAAGAGAGCGGAAGCCAGGCACTCATCGAGGTAGATGGCGGCGTGCAGGCAGAAACTGCTCCAAGACTGGTGAAAGCCGGAGTAGACGTGCTGGTAAGCGGAAGTTATGTGTTCAAGAGCACAGACCCTTATGCTACCATCCATGCCCTGAAAGAACTCCTCTAA
- a CDS encoding sigma-70 family RNA polymerase sigma factor yields the protein MRKLNNMTDEELALAYVGGDNRAFDLLLSRNEVKLFSYILFVVHDEDLANDIFQETFVKAISRLHAGQYSCSGKFISWLMRIAHNVIIDGYRSQCVFRMVEQGNDNDLSCLRGEDFQADCAEQEMVRKQVLRDVKKLVDFLPAPQREVVYMRYYQQMSFKDIAECTNVSINTSLGRMRYALLNLRKMAKEHNIYLNLD from the coding sequence ATGAGAAAACTCAATAATATGACAGACGAAGAGTTGGCCCTGGCTTATGTCGGGGGCGACAACAGAGCCTTTGACCTGTTGCTTTCACGCAACGAGGTGAAACTGTTCTCTTACATCCTTTTCGTGGTTCACGATGAGGATCTGGCGAATGATATCTTCCAGGAGACATTCGTAAAGGCTATCAGTCGTTTGCATGCTGGCCAGTATTCCTGTTCTGGCAAATTTATTTCGTGGTTAATGCGTATAGCGCATAATGTCATCATCGATGGTTATCGCAGTCAGTGTGTATTCCGCATGGTTGAACAGGGGAACGACAATGATCTTTCCTGTCTGCGAGGCGAAGATTTTCAGGCAGACTGTGCTGAGCAGGAGATGGTACGCAAACAGGTGCTCCGTGATGTGAAGAAACTGGTAGACTTTCTGCCGGCTCCACAACGCGAGGTGGTTTATATGCGTTATTATCAGCAGATGTCTTTCAAGGATATAGCCGAGTGTACCAATGTGAGCATCAATACGAGTCTAGGAAGAATGCGTTATGCGCTCCTTAACCTCCGCAAGATGGCTAAGGAGCACAATATCTATCTGAATCTTGATTAG
- a CDS encoding glycoside hydrolase family 88 protein, with protein sequence MKKFFKTLLVALLLIPACAWADGWNDAEYQRIEQSIQLPNIKQATKKYVISAYGAKQNASAAQNQKAINKLIALVSKKGGGTIVIPKGTWRTGAIEMKSFVELNLEEGAVLQFAFEPKLYPLVRTAWEGLACWNYSPCIYAYKVSDIAITGKGTIDGGGNNDTWWQWNGNPYFGYKEGVTKEHQKMGSRARLQKMAEDGVPFDERKFGMGQGLRPQLVNFVRSERILIKDVKMINSPFWVMHPLLCKDITVDGVTVWNEGPNGDGCDPEACENVLIQNCIFHTGDDCIAIKSGRNNDGRLWNKPSKNIIIRNCRMEDGHGGVVIGSEISGGCENVYAENCEMDSPHLERILRIKTNNCRGGLIQNIHMRKVTVGQCKEAVLKINLDYEPREACYRGFEPTVRNVSMEDVTCQKSNYGVLIIGGNKVENVYDIHVKNCKFDGVIKQPTKVTGKTRNVKFDNLIINGSLVLNKEDRPYQTYSEWLTHSEMQRVPQSYLLDFSKKPKWSYVMGIEMEGMLDTYLHYKGGKSTFKGADAEANNEAIINYLKEYPAKMIDEKGNITGYKYEDFNLDNVRTAKFILRMHNLFPSKSSELALKTLFKQLQNQPRTKEGVYWHKAIYANQVWLDGIFMGLPFYCNYAVQNLKPKKAKKILDDAVDQIVKTDLRTYDEKTQLWKHAWDETHSQFWANKEDGKSQHTWARALGWYVMAMTECLDAMPEDYARRGEIITLLNKAMKSVVKYQDKKTGVWYDVMDVKDPRNYLESTASSMFAYVLLKGYRKGYLGKEYQEAGIKAYEGILNNFIQVNPDKTISLTRCCAVSGLGPGPGPYVKKPNFKRDGSFDYYMSEPIRDNDAKGVGPFIWASLEMEMQGLNK encoded by the coding sequence ATGAAGAAATTCTTTAAGACCTTACTCGTTGCTCTGCTTCTCATCCCAGCCTGCGCTTGGGCCGACGGATGGAACGATGCTGAATATCAGCGCATTGAACAGAGCATACAGTTGCCTAATATCAAGCAGGCAACCAAGAAGTATGTAATTTCTGCCTATGGAGCCAAGCAGAACGCTTCGGCTGCACAGAACCAGAAGGCAATCAACAAACTCATCGCCCTCGTCTCTAAGAAAGGTGGCGGTACCATCGTCATACCGAAGGGTACCTGGCGCACAGGAGCCATTGAGATGAAGAGCTTCGTAGAACTGAACCTCGAAGAAGGTGCCGTACTGCAGTTTGCCTTTGAGCCAAAACTCTATCCGCTGGTTCGCACCGCATGGGAAGGATTGGCATGCTGGAACTACTCTCCATGCATCTACGCCTACAAGGTTTCCGACATCGCCATTACCGGTAAAGGTACCATCGACGGAGGCGGCAACAATGATACATGGTGGCAGTGGAACGGCAATCCTTACTTCGGATACAAGGAGGGCGTAACCAAGGAACACCAGAAGATGGGCTCCCGCGCCAGACTGCAGAAAATGGCAGAAGACGGTGTGCCTTTCGATGAGCGCAAGTTCGGTATGGGACAGGGTCTCCGCCCTCAGCTCGTCAACTTCGTACGCTCTGAGCGCATTCTCATCAAGGACGTAAAGATGATCAACTCGCCTTTCTGGGTGATGCACCCTCTGCTCTGCAAGGACATCACGGTAGACGGCGTAACCGTTTGGAACGAAGGACCTAACGGAGACGGATGCGACCCTGAAGCATGCGAGAATGTACTCATTCAGAACTGTATCTTCCACACCGGCGACGACTGCATCGCCATCAAGAGCGGACGAAACAACGACGGTCGTCTCTGGAACAAGCCATCTAAGAATATCATCATCCGCAACTGTCGCATGGAAGACGGACACGGTGGCGTAGTCATCGGTTCTGAGATTTCAGGCGGATGCGAGAATGTATACGCCGAGAACTGCGAGATGGACTCTCCTCATCTGGAGCGCATCCTCCGCATCAAGACCAACAACTGCCGCGGCGGACTCATCCAGAACATCCACATGCGCAAGGTTACCGTAGGACAGTGTAAGGAAGCCGTACTCAAAATCAACCTCGACTATGAGCCAAGAGAGGCTTGCTACCGCGGATTTGAACCTACCGTGCGCAACGTGAGCATGGAAGATGTTACCTGCCAGAAGAGCAACTACGGTGTGCTCATCATCGGTGGAAACAAGGTAGAAAACGTATACGACATCCATGTAAAAAACTGTAAGTTCGACGGTGTCATCAAGCAGCCTACCAAGGTTACCGGCAAGACAAGAAACGTGAAGTTCGACAACCTCATCATCAATGGTTCACTGGTTCTCAACAAGGAAGACCGTCCTTACCAGACCTACTCAGAGTGGCTCACCCACAGCGAGATGCAGCGCGTGCCTCAGTCTTACCTGCTCGACTTCAGCAAGAAGCCAAAGTGGAGCTACGTAATGGGCATTGAGATGGAAGGTATGCTCGACACCTACCTCCATTACAAAGGCGGAAAGAGCACCTTCAAGGGAGCTGATGCCGAAGCCAACAACGAGGCAATCATCAACTACCTGAAAGAATATCCAGCCAAGATGATTGACGAAAAGGGAAACATCACAGGCTACAAATATGAGGATTTCAACCTCGACAATGTGCGCACAGCGAAGTTCATCCTCCGCATGCACAACCTCTTCCCTAGCAAGAGCAGCGAACTGGCGCTGAAGACGCTCTTCAAGCAGCTGCAGAACCAGCCTCGCACCAAGGAAGGCGTTTACTGGCACAAGGCTATTTACGCCAACCAGGTATGGCTCGACGGCATCTTCATGGGTCTGCCTTTCTACTGCAACTACGCTGTACAGAACCTCAAGCCAAAGAAGGCGAAGAAGATTCTCGACGATGCGGTAGACCAGATTGTGAAGACCGACCTGCGTACCTACGATGAGAAGACTCAGCTCTGGAAACATGCATGGGACGAGACCCACAGCCAGTTCTGGGCAAACAAGGAAGACGGAAAGAGCCAACATACTTGGGCAAGAGCCCTCGGATGGTACGTCATGGCAATGACCGAATGCCTCGATGCCATGCCTGAAGATTATGCTCGCCGCGGCGAAATCATCACCTTATTAAATAAGGCCATGAAGAGCGTGGTGAAATACCAGGATAAGAAGACGGGCGTATGGTACGACGTGATGGACGTAAAGGATCCTCGCAACTACCTCGAGAGCACCGCTTCAAGCATGTTTGCCTATGTTCTCCTCAAGGGTTACCGCAAGGGATACCTCGGCAAGGAATATCAGGAAGCAGGTATCAAGGCTTATGAGGGAATCCTGAACAACTTCATCCAGGTAAATCCTGACAAGACCATCAGCCTTACCCGCTGCTGTGCTGTCAGCGGACTCGGTCCTGGCCCTGGTCCATACGTCAAGAAGCCAAACTTCAAGCGCGACGGCAGCTTCGACTATTACATGAGCGAACCAATCCGCGACAATGATGCCAAGGGCGTAGGTCCTTTCATCTGGGCTAGTCTGGAAATGGAAATGCAGGGACTGAATAAGTAA
- a CDS encoding pectate lyase, whose protein sequence is MEKKIFTTMAAALMSAAALAQTPAFPGAEGHGRYVTGGRGGKVVHVTNLNDSGTGSFREAVKTGKRIIVFDVAGVIALKSELKIGDNITILGQTAPSPGITLRYYTVQPGNNNIIRFLRIRRGEEKDINDGADATWQRNKTGIIFDHCSFSWSIDEVASFYDNNNFTMQWCTVAESLTNPGHSKGAHGYGGIWGGKLASFHHNFVGHLTNRGPRFNGARYGWTGYTSNKDYDTYQWKNTVQAENVDFRNCVMYNAQGTCYGGPGGGQINIVNNYYKAGPSHSLKSTTLNGLKVSVSSGKERGNQDRITQVTVSTSGNSDKNHPEFYGMTSRYFINGNTTENTKGSVTKNKDWKGVIYDDGTYTYNGEEYSADKKNFYGDAVAHQTISGVSCVKIKMDAAAPTGEVTTHSAAEAFSKVLAYSGASLYRDEIDARYMEEAKTGTAKYKGSITKSPGIIDKVSDVNGYTEANFGTASRPADFDTDKDGIPDAWETANGLDPNDATDALTYSLDSKEYYTNLEVYANSLVEDIMKQGNADAENKVDEYYPAWKKPTGISQIITSNPSELAEVKYYSLNGTLLSAPQKGINIRKMLFQNGKTVVDKVIKE, encoded by the coding sequence ATGGAAAAGAAAATATTCACAACAATGGCAGCAGCACTCATGAGTGCTGCTGCTTTGGCACAAACTCCAGCCTTTCCGGGCGCAGAAGGTCACGGAAGATATGTAACCGGCGGAAGAGGTGGAAAAGTAGTACACGTAACCAATCTCAATGACAGCGGAACAGGTTCTTTCAGAGAGGCTGTCAAAACGGGAAAGAGAATCATCGTCTTCGATGTGGCTGGCGTCATCGCCCTGAAGTCTGAGCTCAAGATAGGTGACAACATCACCATCCTCGGACAGACTGCCCCATCTCCGGGCATCACCCTCAGATATTACACCGTTCAACCGGGCAACAACAACATCATCCGTTTCCTCCGCATACGCCGCGGAGAGGAGAAGGATATCAATGACGGTGCGGATGCTACCTGGCAGCGCAACAAGACCGGCATCATCTTCGACCACTGTTCCTTCAGCTGGAGTATCGATGAGGTGGCTTCATTCTACGACAACAACAATTTCACCATGCAGTGGTGTACCGTTGCCGAAAGTCTCACCAATCCGGGCCACTCTAAGGGAGCACATGGTTACGGAGGCATCTGGGGCGGTAAGCTCGCCAGCTTCCACCACAACTTCGTAGGCCATCTCACGAACCGCGGTCCCCGTTTCAATGGCGCAAGATACGGATGGACAGGCTACACCAGCAACAAGGATTACGATACATATCAGTGGAAGAACACCGTGCAGGCAGAAAACGTAGACTTCCGCAACTGCGTGATGTATAACGCACAGGGTACCTGCTACGGAGGGCCGGGCGGCGGACAGATCAACATCGTGAACAATTACTACAAGGCTGGACCAAGCCACAGTTTAAAAAGTACAACCCTGAACGGCCTCAAGGTAAGCGTAAGCTCCGGCAAGGAACGTGGAAACCAGGACCGTATCACGCAAGTAACCGTATCAACAAGTGGAAATTCTGACAAGAATCATCCTGAGTTCTACGGCATGACCAGCCGTTACTTCATCAACGGAAACACCACCGAAAACACCAAGGGTTCTGTTACCAAGAACAAGGACTGGAAGGGTGTGATATACGATGATGGAACCTATACTTATAATGGCGAGGAATATTCTGCTGACAAAAAGAATTTCTACGGAGATGCCGTAGCCCACCAAACCATCAGTGGTGTTTCTTGTGTCAAGATCAAGATGGACGCTGCTGCTCCAACAGGAGAAGTTACCACCCACTCTGCTGCCGAAGCATTCAGTAAAGTACTGGCATACAGCGGAGCCTCACTCTACCGCGATGAGATTGATGCGCGCTACATGGAAGAGGCAAAGACAGGTACTGCCAAGTACAAGGGAAGTATTACCAAATCACCTGGCATCATCGACAAGGTATCAGATGTAAACGGCTACACCGAGGCAAACTTCGGCACCGCTTCTCGCCCTGCCGACTTCGACACCGATAAGGACGGCATTCCTGATGCATGGGAGACAGCCAATGGTCTGGATCCAAACGACGCCACAGATGCCCTCACCTACTCGCTTGACAGCAAGGAGTACTACACCAACCTTGAGGTTTACGCCAATTCTCTGGTTGAGGACATCATGAAGCAGGGCAATGCTGATGCAGAGAACAAGGTAGATGAATACTATCCTGCATGGAAGAAACCTACAGGCATCTCGCAGATCATCACCTCCAATCCCAGTGAATTAGCCGAAGTAAAGTATTACAGCCTCAACGGCACCCTCCTTTCTGCTCCTCAAAAAGGCATCAACATCCGCAAGATGCTGTTTCAGAACGGAAAGACCGTAGTGGATAAGGTAATAAAGGAATAA